In Nitrosarchaeum sp., the following proteins share a genomic window:
- the dinB gene encoding DNA polymerase IV, whose amino-acid sequence MESRIIFHIDFDYFFAQCEEVRTPDLKSKPVCVCVFSDRGGDSGAIATANYIARKFGVRSGIPIIFAKKRLEERKDAMFLPVDFDYYEEMSQKAMDIIKKSADIFEYVGKDEAYLDVTDRVDGNFDTASHLAQQIKNAVREKLKLSCSIGVSSNKLISKIASDFRKPDGLTIVSPEKIEEFLEQLKIRVIPGIGKKTEARFTEMNFETIKDVKKLDVFTLNKEFGRKHGTYIFNAVRGIDIDPVKEREASIQYSKLSTLKKDSIDYEFLAANIIELCKELHGIIKKNNKTFKSVGIQFIQSDLTNKTKSRMLKNHTSSLEELQKNALLLLKESLEEQKSTIRRLGVKVSELAEIRGQSSITNYF is encoded by the coding sequence TTGGAGTCTAGAATAATTTTCCATATAGATTTTGATTATTTCTTTGCACAGTGTGAGGAGGTAAGAACGCCAGATTTAAAATCAAAACCAGTATGTGTTTGTGTTTTTTCAGATAGAGGAGGGGATAGTGGAGCAATTGCAACTGCAAATTACATAGCTAGAAAATTTGGGGTAAGATCAGGAATACCAATTATTTTTGCAAAAAAAAGATTAGAAGAAAGAAAAGATGCAATGTTTCTTCCAGTCGATTTTGATTATTATGAAGAGATGTCTCAAAAGGCTATGGACATTATTAAGAAAAGTGCAGACATTTTTGAATATGTAGGAAAAGACGAAGCATATTTAGATGTCACAGATAGAGTAGATGGAAATTTTGACACAGCTAGTCATTTAGCACAACAGATCAAAAACGCAGTTAGAGAAAAATTAAAACTTAGTTGTTCAATAGGAGTTTCCTCAAACAAATTAATTTCCAAAATTGCATCAGATTTTAGAAAACCCGACGGATTAACAATTGTATCACCAGAAAAAATTGAAGAATTTTTAGAACAGTTAAAGATCAGAGTGATTCCAGGAATTGGGAAAAAAACAGAGGCGAGATTTACTGAAATGAATTTTGAAACAATCAAGGATGTTAAAAAATTAGATGTGTTTACTTTGAATAAAGAATTTGGGAGAAAACATGGAACCTACATATTCAATGCAGTTAGAGGAATTGACATTGACCCAGTAAAAGAAAGAGAGGCGAGCATACAATACAGTAAACTTTCTACACTAAAAAAAGATTCAATTGATTATGAATTTCTTGCAGCAAATATTATTGAGTTATGCAAAGAGTTACACGGAATAATTAAAAAAAATAATAAAACATTCAAATCAGTAGGAATACAATTTATTCAATCAGATTTAACAAATAAGACAAAATCTAGAATGTTAAAAAATCACACTTCTAGTTTGGAAGAATTACAGAAAAATGCATTGTTGCTACTAAAAGAATCTTTAGAGGAGCAAAAAAGTACAATCAGACGATTAGGGGTAAAAGTTTCAGAACTTGCAGAAATACGAGGTCAAAGTAGCATTACTAATTATTTTTAG
- the artG gene encoding thaumarchaeosortase: MQNKNLLIGIAIIASPIVFAIIAFPDSFSLSWNQGRGGFIFALVFVVAELIGLKIIISKKRLLSVIPIAGVVIAYLVGLEYGLRDFILSGEELFNVQLIYSWTWMWDFIIMSIFVVVALSIFFGKRWIRIAPAGPIFLAGSAIILSLDAFFPYDSLGPLQYVVPYLVQTNVWLINVLDLGTATARDNIMFLKGDFGPMVLQVFWPSAGVHSVIIYSLVMGAFLLKMNIHRNRKLIYFGIGIAGTIGVNMIRIFSLSWYALKVTTDAKQWEEFHSVAGEIMFLPWLFVFLLIVIIIETRRLKKSESEGKINPKNN, from the coding sequence GTGCAAAATAAGAACTTGTTAATTGGAATTGCTATTATTGCTAGTCCAATTGTTTTTGCCATTATTGCATTTCCTGATAGCTTTAGTCTCAGTTGGAATCAAGGTCGAGGTGGATTTATTTTTGCACTAGTATTTGTTGTTGCAGAATTAATTGGTCTAAAAATTATTATTTCTAAAAAAAGATTACTATCTGTAATCCCAATAGCTGGTGTTGTAATAGCATATCTTGTAGGATTAGAATATGGACTAAGAGATTTTATTTTATCTGGTGAAGAATTATTTAATGTCCAATTAATTTATTCTTGGACATGGATGTGGGATTTTATCATCATGAGCATTTTTGTTGTAGTTGCACTGAGTATATTTTTTGGTAAACGTTGGATTCGAATCGCTCCTGCAGGTCCAATATTTCTTGCTGGCAGTGCAATAATCCTTTCATTGGATGCATTTTTTCCATATGACTCACTTGGTCCGCTACAATACGTTGTACCTTATTTGGTTCAAACCAATGTTTGGCTGATAAATGTCCTTGATTTAGGAACTGCTACTGCTCGAGATAACATCATGTTCTTAAAAGGTGATTTTGGACCGATGGTACTTCAAGTGTTTTGGCCATCCGCTGGCGTACATAGTGTAATTATCTATTCGTTGGTAATGGGAGCATTTTTGCTAAAAATGAATATTCATAGAAATAGGAAATTGATTTACTTTGGAATAGGAATTGCAGGTACTATAGGTGTAAACATGATTAGGATTTTTTCTCTATCATGGTATGCGCTCAAAGTTACTACTGATGCTAAACAATGGGAGGAATTCCATTCAGTTGCAGGTGAGATCATGTTTTTGCCTTGGCTGTTTGTATTTTTATTGATAGTAATTATTATAGAAACAAGAAGACTAAAAAAATCAGAATCTGAAGGAAAAATTAATCCTAAAAATAATTAG
- a CDS encoding DNA-binding protein, protein MFVGNKPIMTYVSATLTQLSTRHTVTIKARGKKITQAVDVSQMIVKRMNTVGYVISDVRILSDSLLSQDGKLRNVSTIEIDITKN, encoded by the coding sequence ATTTTTGTTGGCAATAAACCCATAATGACATACGTCTCAGCTACTTTAACACAACTTTCAACAAGACATACAGTTACCATTAAAGCTAGAGGCAAAAAAATTACACAGGCAGTTGATGTATCTCAAATGATTGTTAAAAGAATGAATACTGTGGGATATGTTATTAGTGATGTACGAATATTATCTGATTCACTTCTTTCTCAAGATGGTAAATTACGTAATGTTTCTACAATTGAAATTGACATTACAAAAAATTAA
- a CDS encoding cobalamin-binding protein, translated as MPSATELLYELEADDILFGVTHECKYPENAKTKLQVISSIINSEELSSNEIDTKTCQLLSEGKEIFVLNEKNMIEANPDLIITQETCEACAAHNNQVNKAIQILQNKPMIHSMDPHNLDEIVKSVNEIGRVIKKENIAMKITESLTSRIEHIKKNIPTIKQKVLALEWIDPFFTSGHWIPGMINNAGGENMISKDGERSRKIGIDEITKSDPDIIIMMPCGFDTYRTISEYNKTLKNNKSWNSLKAIRNGKVFAVDANSYFSKPSIRTIIGLEILAKIIQPNTFLNLNVPENSFLQIK; from the coding sequence TTGCCTAGCGCCACGGAGTTACTATATGAGCTTGAGGCAGATGATATTCTATTTGGGGTCACACATGAATGCAAATATCCAGAAAACGCAAAAACAAAATTGCAAGTAATTAGTTCGATAATAAATTCAGAAGAACTATCAAGTAATGAAATAGATACAAAAACATGTCAGTTACTGAGTGAAGGAAAAGAGATTTTTGTATTAAATGAAAAAAACATGATAGAAGCAAATCCAGATCTAATAATAACTCAAGAAACATGTGAGGCATGTGCTGCACATAATAATCAAGTCAACAAGGCAATTCAAATTTTACAAAACAAACCAATGATTCATTCTATGGATCCACATAATTTAGATGAAATTGTTAAATCAGTAAATGAAATTGGCAGAGTAATAAAAAAAGAAAATATTGCAATGAAAATCACAGAATCACTCACAAGTAGAATAGAACATATTAAAAAAAACATACCAACAATAAAACAAAAAGTTCTTGCACTAGAATGGATTGACCCATTTTTTACATCGGGTCATTGGATACCAGGAATGATCAATAATGCTGGTGGAGAAAATATGATAAGCAAAGACGGAGAACGGTCAAGGAAGATAGGCATTGATGAGATCACAAAATCAGATCCAGATATTATCATCATGATGCCATGTGGTTTTGACACATATCGTACAATATCAGAATATAACAAAACATTGAAGAATAATAAATCATGGAATTCTTTAAAAGCAATTAGAAACGGAAAAGTGTTTGCAGTAGATGCAAACTCATATTTCAGTAAACCAAGCATTAGAACAATAATAGGACTAGAAATATTAGCGAAAATTATTCAACCAAATACTTTTTTGAACCTAAATGTGCCTGAGAATTCATTTTTACAGATAAAATAG
- a CDS encoding Nre family DNA repair protein, with protein MSSNSQDIRRAILAKWHENLSKYGNLFSSDSISGTSPPSVFVGSYNYPKVFVGPMVPPIHGNTSILDSPEKWKGKSLEEIVNFRLNLIRGIQKISIDQTEGRYIENLQEITMSSKPTDSDLQFTKATSVSVSLDGESAPFGPVGEIKSAKFYDTSATKPIEKIYYDKDLNAQDAVLNLYNSGIDISKIQKCFSIGMLGQKRKLVPTKWSITATDDIISKSLVKEILDYPLIDSYRIFTYGHLGNLFSVILFPHRWIYEMIEAWYSNGILGFGYDFEDARGVDHPPAIDGAYFAAKLGVLEYLMKNKIQAGVIILREIRPEYAIPVGVWQVREGVRSAMSHSPIFGDSFDDALALASNKTSISKLEWISKGNIMKLIRQKTIADFF; from the coding sequence TTGTCTTCTAACTCTCAGGATATTCGAAGAGCAATTTTAGCAAAATGGCATGAGAATTTATCAAAATATGGAAATTTATTTTCTTCAGATTCTATTAGTGGAACCAGCCCTCCATCTGTGTTTGTAGGATCATATAATTATCCAAAGGTTTTCGTTGGACCCATGGTTCCACCAATACATGGTAACACAAGCATCCTTGACAGTCCTGAAAAATGGAAAGGTAAATCACTTGAAGAGATTGTTAATTTTAGATTAAATTTAATTCGTGGAATACAAAAAATTTCAATAGATCAAACAGAAGGTCGTTATATAGAAAACTTGCAAGAAATTACAATGTCTTCTAAACCTACTGATTCTGATTTACAATTTACTAAAGCTACATCTGTAAGTGTCTCACTTGATGGTGAGAGCGCTCCATTTGGGCCTGTAGGTGAAATCAAATCTGCAAAATTTTATGACACAAGTGCAACAAAGCCTATAGAAAAAATCTATTATGATAAAGATCTTAATGCGCAAGATGCTGTCCTAAATTTATATAATTCTGGCATTGACATTTCTAAAATCCAAAAATGTTTTAGTATTGGCATGCTAGGACAAAAAAGAAAACTTGTCCCTACTAAATGGAGCATCACTGCAACCGATGATATCATATCTAAATCTCTTGTCAAAGAAATTTTGGATTATCCGTTAATTGATTCGTATAGAATTTTTACTTATGGCCATCTTGGAAATTTGTTTTCTGTAATTTTATTTCCCCATAGGTGGATCTATGAAATGATTGAGGCATGGTATTCAAATGGTATTTTGGGATTTGGTTATGATTTTGAGGATGCACGAGGAGTCGATCACCCTCCTGCAATAGATGGCGCATATTTTGCAGCTAAATTAGGCGTATTAGAATATCTTATGAAAAATAAAATTCAGGCCGGGGTTATAATACTGCGTGAAATTAGACCTGAATATGCCATTCCAGTAGGTGTATGGCAGGTAAGAGAAGGAGTTCGTTCTGCAATGAGTCATTCTCCTATATTTGGTGATTCTTTTGATGACGCACTTGCATTGGCTTCAAATAAAACTAGTATTAGTAAACTTGAATGGATCTCAAAAGGAAATATTATGAAATTAATTCGTCAAAAAACAATTGCGGATTTTTTCTAA
- a CDS encoding LysE family transporter — MNQIPEFALTVILISASGVMAPGPLFAANIAQGLRGGGKAGIQMAIGHTIVELPLVILLGIGVFSLEIFPEFRTVISILGAMVLFVFAGLQIKTTLQRKDTKQFSPKHGAIFSGIILSALNPFFIIWWLSIGFKLISDAMLIWAFAGILIVFALHIWMDFAWLYSIAYFASKSVKILSSRNYKILMIVLSSMLIYFGISFISDII, encoded by the coding sequence TTGAACCAAATACCAGAATTTGCATTAACTGTTATTTTGATTTCGGCATCAGGGGTAATGGCTCCAGGACCGTTATTTGCAGCGAATATAGCACAAGGCTTGCGTGGTGGAGGAAAAGCAGGGATACAAATGGCAATAGGACATACAATAGTAGAACTACCATTAGTAATTTTGTTAGGAATTGGAGTATTTTCATTAGAAATTTTTCCAGAATTTAGAACTGTAATTTCCATTTTAGGAGCTATGGTACTTTTTGTTTTTGCAGGATTACAGATTAAAACAACATTACAAAGAAAAGATACAAAACAATTCAGTCCAAAACACGGAGCGATATTTTCAGGAATTATTCTTAGTGCATTAAACCCATTTTTTATTATTTGGTGGTTAAGTATTGGTTTTAAATTAATTTCAGATGCAATGCTAATATGGGCATTTGCAGGAATACTAATTGTTTTTGCGTTACATATTTGGATGGATTTTGCATGGTTGTATTCAATAGCATATTTTGCATCTAAAAGTGTTAAAATTCTTTCTAGCAGAAATTATAAAATTTTAATGATTGTCTTGAGTTCTATGTTAATTTATTTTGGAATATCATTCATATCAGATATTATTTAA